Sequence from the Streptomyces sp. NBC_00358 genome:
ACTCGGCGACGACCCCGTCAAGCACCGCCTGCGCGACGACCTGGCGGCCGTCTTCGCGGCCGGACGCCGCGCCTTCGAAGCGGACCCGGGGATCACCGGCAAGCGGCTCTACGCCGAGGTCGAACGGCTCGCGGCCGAAGCGGGCTGGGAACTGGGCGGCTGGCACGTCGGCCACCTGGTCGGCGAGTTCCCGCCCGAGTACAACGACTGGGAGGACGTCGACTCCCACATCGTGCCCGCCAACGACAGGCCGCTGCGCCGCACGGACGAAGCCGGGCAGCTCCTGCACTGGATCCTGGAGATCCATCTCATCGACCGGGGACGCGAGTTCGGTGGCTTCTACGAGGAACTGCTCGACCTCTGACACGGCACCGCCATCCACGAAGAGTCGGGCGCCCTCGCCGGTTCCGGTACGGCGACCGGGCCTCGGTGGGCCTGGTCCAGCTTGTTCCGGTCCTTTCCCAGGGGTAGCCGGCGCTCACGCGGCTGTCCCGCCGCGGGACACCCGACCCGCCCCGGGGCGCGCCCGGTCCCGTACCGGGCGCGCCGTCCAGGTCTCAGTAGCCGAGGCTCGTCGTGTACGCGCACTCGGTGTAGACATAGCCCGGCGACAGCTTGGCGGTGTCCGAGGCAGGGGTTTTTCCGGTCCCGCTGCGGGACTTGTGCACGAAGTAGGTGGTGCCGACGGGCAGCCGGATGGTCCGCTGCGGGTAGTGCCTGCCACTGTCACTGCACGGTTTGAAGCCGATCCTGAGCGTGCTGCCGAGCGTGTACGAGGCGCAGCTCCCGCAGGCCTTGAGGTCGAAGCTCCCGGTCACCGGTCCCGTGTACAGGACCGTGATGTCGTCGGGGCTGTCGTTCTTGACCGTGACGGTGATGCTCCCGCCCGATGCCGTGGTCGGCAGGCGCTTGCCGGCCGCGGGTACCGTCTGCGCGACCTCCGCGGCGATGGCTGTCTTCTGGGCGCGCGCCCGGTTCCTGTCGTGCGGGTTGTTCTTGGCGAAGTCGTTCATGGTCGTGACGGCGTCACTGAATTTCCCGTCCTTGTACTGGGCGACACCGCAGGCGTAGGCGCCCGAACGCGCGCTCCGCGAGGCCCGGTCGGCGTCCTTGCCGAGGGCGTCGGCGAGCCCGGCCTGCTCCCCGGGCAGTCCGCGGACCTGGGTGCCGAGGCCGTCGAGCCGCTGGACGGCGGCACAAGGGTCGTCCCCGCGGACGGACTTGACCGCGTGGTCGACCGCGGTCTTCACCGCCGGTTCCACCTTGCGCGCCTGTGCGGACGCGGGGAACGTCGACAGCAGCTCGCCGAACCGCGAGGTCCAGTCGGAGTCTCCGCCGCTGAGCGATGCCGCCGCGCACTCGTAGAGCGAGGTGGCCAGCCGGTCGTCGGGCCAGGCGGAGAGGTCTCCGAGTTCCTTCTTGCCGATGGTGCGCGGGACCGTGCGGAGGTACTTCAGCGGAGACACGGCGGAGCAGTAGTCCTGCCGCGCGTACGGTGCGCCGACCGTTGCGTAGTAGACCTTGAGCCGGCCGGGAACGCGCCGCGCCGCCCGTGAGCCCGGGTGGTCGTCGGTGAGCGCGCCATAGACACCCAGGGCGCGGCGGTAGCCGGCCTCGGCTGTCGCGAACGGCTGCTTCCCGGACTCCCTGACCAGCTTGTCCGCACGGTCGAGCCGGTCCAGGAGCATCTGCTCCGTGGCTTCGTCCCGTGCTCCGTCGTACAGGACGACTCCGGTGGCGGGCACCGCCAGCAGTACGACCCCGAGCGCGGCCGCGATCACGGCGCTGGGCAGCAGCGCCAACCGGGTCCGCAGCCCCACGGACGCGCCGTGCACGGCCGCGAGAGCGAGGAGGACCAGATAGAGGACGACTGTCGGACCGGGTACACCGTCCGGGTCCGCGGGCAGGGCCACCACGAGCAGGATCACCGTCGCGACCCAGCACACGGCCATCAGCCCCCAGCGGCGCACGACGGCGTAACCGAGCCCGAGCCCGCTGAGGTTCAGCAACGCCACCGCGAGGGCTCGCCACGGATTCGCGGGAGCGGGCGGCGGCGCGGTCGGCATCGGTGGAACGACGAAGTCGGAACGAGCACCTTGATGATCCCAGGACATGACGGTTCCCCCCGTCAATCACGCCCGAAGTTGCATGACTTGTCAGCGTACGGTCAGTAAGTGGCCGGCGACAGTACCTGCGTCCGGTGTCTACGACCCGTCCGCCACTCCGGACGGCAGGCGTCCCGTGGATTTCGTACAGGGGTGCCCACTCGGAGCGCGTCTCGCCCAACTGCCAACTATGGCAATCGACTTGCTCTTGCAAGTAACATGCAAAAAGCCTTGTCAGTCCTTACCTACCTGTGCCGTGGAGTCCCGTCGTGTCTCACCTGATGCCTGATGCCGGACCGCAGCGGGTCCTCGCGGCCTCGAACTTCGTCTACACCGTCGGCAGCGGTCTCTATCTGACCGCCGGGGTCCTGTACTTCACTCAGGCCGTCCACCTTCCGGCGGACCGAGTGGGGATCGGGCTCGGCGTCGCGGGTCTGGTCGCCCTCGCCCTCGGTGTGACGGTCGGTCACCTGGCGGACCGCCACGGAGCGCGCGGTGTCTACGCGGCCACGCTCGTGGTCCAGGCGCTGGCCACGGCCTGCTTCGTCCGGGCGGACAGCTTCTGGCCGTTCGTCCTCGTCGTCTGCTCGGCGACCGGGGCCAAGGCGGCGGGAACGGCCGCCCGCTCCCCACTCATCCGGCACTACGGCGGGGACCGGCCCCAGGAGTTCCGGGCCTATCTGCGCGCGGTCACCAATGTCGGCATCTCCGTCGGGGCGCTGGCCGCGGGATGGGTGGTTCAGGTGGGCACCCTGACCGCCTATCACCTCATGGTCGTCGGCAACGCGATCGCGTTCCTGGTCTCCGCGGCGCTGCTGCTCCTCCTCCCGCCCGTCGCGCCCGTCCCCGCCGTCGGCGGCCCTCGCCGGGGCGCGCTGCGGGACCGTCCCTACTTGCTGCTCAGCGCGCTGGACGGCGTCATGGCCATCCAGTTCAAGGTGCTCACCGTGGCCGTCCCGCTGTGGCTCGTCGGCGCCACCGCCGCCCCTCACTGGCTCGTCTCGGGCACCATGATCACCGGGACCGTGCTGGTGGTCCTGCTCCAGGTGCGGGTCAGCCGTGGCGTCGGTTCGCCCGCGGCCGGCGGTCGCGCCTACCGCCGGGCGGGAGGGGCCTTCCTCGTCTCGTGCTCGATGATCTCCCTGGCGGCCGGGCTGCGGGCATGGGCTGCCGCGGCCCTGCTCATCGCCGCGGTCGTGATCCACACGGTCGGCGAGCTGTGGCACTCCGCCGCGGGCTTCGAGGTGTCCTTCGCCCTCGCCCCGAAGCACGCCACCGGCCAGTACCTCGGTGTGTTCGGCCTGGGCGCCGGGCTGGCCGAGGCCGTCGGGCCAGGTCTTCTCATCGCGCTCTGCGTCATGTGGGGGCGCCCCGGCTGGTACGTCCTCGGAGCGCTGTTCGCCCTCACGGGATCGGCGGCGCCCTTCGCCGTCCGCTGGGCGGAGGACCGCCGGCGGGTACCGCGGCCGCACCTCGCCGTCCCGGACGCACGGAAGTCGAGCCGGATGAACGGAACTGCGATCGACATCACCTGACGGTCCCCGCAGCGGTAGTCGGAACCTTCGCCCGGTGCTGCTCACGGCCCGTCGGAGAGGTCCGGGCGCCGCAAGATCGACTTCTTGATCCCGATTCATGCCGTCTTGGCGGGCGGTTTGTGACAGTGAGGCATGCGCGGCCCGCTCGTCGACGCCTGCCGATGGCGCGTTCCGTGCGGGGCGGTGGAGGCGTCATGACACGCGTGTGGCGGCATTACCGGTCCACCTGGCGGCCCTTGCTCTCTGGTGAGTGGCGCTCTCGCCGTGTAACGTCGCTGGCAGATGTCGTGGTTCGCAGTACCTGCCCGCGCCGTGGTGCGGGCGTTTTGCTGTGCAGTGCCCGAGGACCAGGACGACTACCTCCGGGTCCGCGCGGTGCGGATCCGTCATCGAGTGAGAGGCACTGGCATGGCCAGCGGAACTGTCAAGTGGTTCAACGCCGAAAAGGGCTTCGGTTTCATCGCGCAGGACGGCGGCGGCCCCGACGTCTTCGCGCACTACTCCAACATCAACGCCAGTGGCTTCCGTGAGCTCCAGGAAGGCCAGGCCGTGACCTTCGACATCACGCAGGGCCAGAAGGGCCCGCAGGCGGAGAACATCACCCCCGCCTGATCTCGGCGTCACGCCGGCACGGTGCCTCAAAGAACATCCACGTTGAGGCACCGTGCATCACGGCAGGCCACGCAGGCCACGCAGTTCAATGTGGGCCTACGGCCAACGCGGGTTCCGCCGGCTCCCCGAGGGGGCGGCCGAGCCACGTAAAGACAGGTGTTACGGCGCGTGCGGCTCGCCCGTGGGGCGGGCACGCACCCCCTTTCCGGCGCCGGCGGCGCCGAACTTCCGACGACCCGACTCCAGCGGTCGTCTCACGTCCACGCTCGACGGCGCTCGCGCGGGGCCGTGGTGAGGCGTGCGAGTTCGCGCGGTTCCCCCGTCAGCAGTACCGAGCCGTCAGCGGTACCGAGCCGTCAGCGGTACTGAGCCGTCGGCGGTTTCACCCGCCGGGCTCCCGGGCCGTCAGTGGCCCCAGGTGTCAGCAACACCCGGCCGTCAGTTGTCTCCAGCCCCAGGGACTGCCTGACAATTCGCGTCTGCCCATCGGGTGTCGAAGCGAAATTGTCATACAGCCTTGGCGGCGGTTCGCCGCGCGACGCGTACGGCGCCGCGGTCCGGAATCCCCAGCCGCGCCGATCCGGCAGGCAGTCATCACCCGTCCGGCCCGTGCGGCGTCCCGAGCGGAGGCGGCGACTGCGGCACTCTGGCCGAGCGGACCTCCATCGATCCTCCCTCGCGCGGTTCCGCGTCGTAGCCGGCTGATGGGCTGTCAAGAACCGTATGTCGAGCGGCGATCGCCCGTCCGACCTGGACCTGTCACGGTGACGAGGCCGAATCGGAGCGGCGGTGTGTTACTCACTTTCGGGTGACGGCCGCATCCGGTGAGGTGATGGGCTGGATGCCCGAAAATAGTCTGGATGCTGTAGGAGTACGGGAGTTGACGATGACAGGCCACCACTCTTCAGCTTTCAGCAGTTAAAGGACTGATACAGGCGTCTGTAACCGACATGTTCGTAATTGGTAACAGGGGCCGGGTGTTGCCCGTCCCGGGCGGGGATGTGGAGCAACTTATGAGTCCTCGGCCACCGGGCCGGGAAACTCGCACAGGGTCGCACCGTGCAGGTTCTCCGCAGTGGAGCGCTCGCACGGGGTGTGCCGGCTCTCGAACCTTGAGGAGCATTCATGTCCGTTTCCACGTCTGTCACGGTCCGCCGTATGGTGGCCGCGGCCCTCGCGGCCGGCGCAATGGTCGGCTCGGCCACCGTGTCCGCCTCCGCCGCTGAGCCGCGTGCCGAGCGCACGCACGTAGCGATCAGCAGGGTCCAGGCCGACGCGCCGGGCTTCAACGACCGTTCGAGCCGTTCGCTGAACGCGGAGTGGGTGGAGATCACCAACTCCGCGCGCCGTGGCGTGAACCTGAACGGCTGGACGCTGTCGGACAAGGACGGCAACCGCTACACCTTCCGGCACTACACCCTGGCCGGCCGTTCCACCGTCCGTATCCACACGGGCTTCGGCCGTGACACCAACCGGGACCTCTTCCAGGACCGCCGCAACGAGGTGTGGGACAACCACTCCGACGTCGCCACCCTGAAGAACGACCATGGCCGCTTCGTCGACAGCGTCTCCTGGGGCCGGGGTCACGGTGACAACCGCGGTCACGGTGACAACCGGGGTCACGGTGACAACCGGGGTCACGGCGACAACCACGGCGGCGGGCACCACGGTCACTGAACATCCCCTGACGGCACGCCTGTTGCCGCACGGAGGTGAGACGACCGGCTGAGGGCCGGGCACAGCCGGCCCCGTGATCACGTGGCCTCTTGAACGGTCGTACCGAGGAAGACCCGCACCGCACGGTGCGGGTCTTCTGCGTCCGACGGGGGCGGTCCTTCCTCACCGGTCGGCCCGGCACAGCGCTTCGACGTCCCACGACTCACGGCGACCCCGGTCCGATCCCGAGACCGCTGAGCAGCAAGGTCACGTCCACCGCCGCGACCACCACCGCCGTCGCGAACGCCAGCCGCTCCCGGCGGCGCCCCAGCACCGTCCCCGTCACCGCGACCACGAGGACCAGCCCCAGCGCCGCCACCTCGCGCCTGCCCGGCGGTCCCGCGGGCCCCAGCGCCAGCAGCGCCGACGCGATCACCAGAGGCACCGGAAGCAGCAGTCGCGCACGATCCGGGCCCAGCCGCTGCGGCCACCCCCGTACCCCCATGGCCAGATCTCCGCGGATGTCCGGCAGGACATCGCCCAGATGCGCCCCGACACCCAGCAGCGCCCCCGCGCCGAGCACCCACCAGGCCGGCCACGGACGGCCCGGCAGCCCGAGCGCCACGAACGCCGGGAGCGCGGCGAACGCCAGCGCGTAGGGCACCCAGGACCAACGGGTGGCCTTGAGGCGCAGGTTGTACGCCCACCCCGCACCGACCGCGGCCACATGGACGACGCCGGCCCAGGGGCCGTAGAGGAGCGAGAGCGGCACGCACAGGGCCAGCGCCGCGTACGCCGCGGCCCACACCTGACGCACGCCGATCGCGCCGTCCACGACGGGCTTGCCACGGCGGCCCGCCGCGAAGTCCCGGCGCGCGTCGAAGGCGTCGTTGCACCAGCCGACCGACAACTGCCCCGTCATGACGGCGGCGCCGACCAGGACACACCCCCCGGTTCCCCTGCCGGCGATGACCGACAGCGCCGCCGCCAGCGAGGTGACGGCGGCGACGGGCCCGGGATGGCACGCCCGGACCAGCCCACCGATCCGGCCGCTTCCAGGTACCGCGGTGCCACCGGTCGTCGAGTGCTCGGGAGTACCCACTCGGCGATGGTAGGAGGCCTCGTGCACCCGGCCGGAGCGCGCCACGGGACGAACGGCCGGATGGGCGATCCCTGGTGACGAAGTGCCGGTCCGGGGAAGGCCTGATGGGCAGCACACCCCAGTCGGTTTCGGACGGGAGCCCTATGACGCGGATCGCCGCCGTTCACGGTGCCCTCGCGCCGCACCGCCACGACCAGTGCGAGATCACGGACATGGTGGCCCGCACCTGTCTGCCCGCGGGCACCGAGCGCGGTGTGCTCGACCGGCTGCACCGCGGTGCCAGGGTCATTGCACGCCATATGACGCTGCCGCTCGAACGGTACGAGGTGCTGGACGGCTTCGGCGCCGCGAACGACGTCTTCATCCAGGCCGCCACGGACATGGGGGCCAAGGCCGTCCGAGAGGCGTTGCGCCTGGCCGGGCTGTCCGCGACGGACGTGGACATGCTGATCTTCACCTCGGTCACGGGCATCGCGGCGCCCTCCATCGACGCCCGGGTGGCGGGCCGCCTCGGACTGCGGCCCGACGTCAAGAGACTGCCGATGTTCGGCCTGGGCTGTGCCGGAGGCGCGGCGGGACTGTCCCGAGCGCACGACTATCTGCTGGGCCGGCCCGACCAGGTGGCCGTGCTGCTGTCGGTCGAACTGTGCTCGCTCACGTTCCAGCGCGACGACGCCTCCCTCGCCAACATGGTCGCCACCGGGCTGTTCGGCGACGGAGCCGCGGCGGTGGTGGCCTGCGGTGCGCGCCGCGACGGCGAAGCCGGCGGCCCCACGATCGTGGACACGCGCAGCCGGCTGTATCCCGAGAGCGGCCGCGTCATGGGCTGGGAGATCAGGAGTTCGGGCTTCCAGGTCGTACTGGATCCGGAGATCCCCGACGTGGTGCGCCGTCATCTCGCCGATGACGTCGAGGGGTTCCTGGGCGACCACGGTCTGAAACCGAAGGACGTGAGCGCCTGGGTGTGCCACCCCGGTGGCCCCAGGGTCCTGGAGGCCGTCGGTGAAGCCCTCGACCTGCCCGACGGGGCCCTCGATGTGACCTGGCGTCATCTGGCGGACGTGGGCAACCTCTCCTCGTCGTCCGTGCTGCACGTGCTGCGCGACACCCTGGCCACCCGCCGCCCGCCCGCCGGTACGCCGGGTCTGCTGCTGGCGATGGGGCCGGGCTTCGCCTGCGAGCTGGTGCTGCTGCGCTGGTAGGCCGCCCGGCGAGCGACCGGGAGCGGCAGGAGAGGGAACGGCAGGAGAGGGAACGGCGGGAGACGGACACATGATCTGGTACGGACTGCTGGTGGCCGCCGTCGCCGCCGAACGGGTCGGCGAACTCGTCGTGGCCCGCCGCAACGAACGGTGGAGCCTCGCTCGCGGCGCGATCGAGGCGGGCCGGGGCCACTATCCGGCGATGGTCGCCCTGCACACCGCCCTGCTGATCGGCTGCCTGGTCGAGGTGGGACTGGCCGACCGGCCGTTCCTCCCGGCCCTCGCCTGGCCGATGCTGGCCGTGCTGGCCGGCGCCCAGGCGCTGCGCTGGTGGTGCATCCTCACCCTGGGGCCCCGCTGGAACACGCGGGTGATCGTCGTGCCCGGCCTGCCCCTGGTGGCCCGTGGCCCCTACCGGGTACTGCGTCACCCGAACTACGTGGCCGTCGTCGCGGAGGGGGTGGCGCTGCCGCTGGTGCACACCGCCTGGGTCACCGCGATCCTGTTCACGCTGGCCGACGCGGCCTTGCTGACCGTGCGCATCCGGTGCGAGAACCGGGCTCTGGACGCCGTGACGACCCCCTCGTTGACGTCCGCTCCGGCGTGATCGACGTCCTGGTGGCCGGTGGCGGCCCGGCCGGTCTGGCCGCCGCGGTCCACAGCGCGCTGGCGGGCCTGGAGACCGTGGTCGTCGAGCCACGGACGGCACCCGTGGACAAGGCCTGCGGGGAGGGTGTCATGCCCAGTGGCGTCGCCGCGTTGCGGGCCCTGGGCGTCGAGCCCACCGGCAGGGAATTGCTCGGCATCCGCTACGTGGACGGCGCGGCCCGAGCCGAAGCGCCCTTCCGCGGCGACAGCGGGCTCGGAATCCGCCGTACGGCACTCCACGCCGCCCTGCACCGGCGTGCTCTCGGCCTCGGCGTGCGGATCGTGTCCGGCAAGGCGGGGGAGGTGCGACAGACCACGGACAGCGTCACCGCCGCGGGGCTCACGGCACGCTGGCTGATCGCCGCCGACGGCCTGCACTCCGCCGTCCGCCGCGGACTGGGGCTGGAGCTGCCGAGCGCCGCACACCGTCGCTACGGACTGCGCAGGCACTACCGGGTCGAGCCGTGGACGGACTTCGTGGAGGTCCATTGGTCGGGGACCGGCGAGGCCTATGTGACACCCGTGGCGGACGACCTGGTGGGGGTCGCGGTCCTGAGCCGCGTGCGGCGCGGATACGACGAGCATCTTGCCGATTTCCCGGCGCTCACCGCGTCA
This genomic interval carries:
- a CDS encoding M24 family metallopeptidase, with product MTDESTRAARLLDAQAKAALLFAEIGTRQLVAAGQGERAVSDKIRDLANEMFGTTHYWHKRIVRSGPNTLLPYRENPPDRVIGADDIVFADFGPIFEEFEADFGRTFVLGDDPVKHRLRDDLAAVFAAGRRAFEADPGITGKRLYAEVERLAAEAGWELGGWHVGHLVGEFPPEYNDWEDVDSHIVPANDRPLRRTDEAGQLLHWILEIHLIDRGREFGGFYEELLDL
- a CDS encoding UbiA family prenyltransferase, with amino-acid sequence MGTPEHSTTGGTAVPGSGRIGGLVRACHPGPVAAVTSLAAALSVIAGRGTGGCVLVGAAVMTGQLSVGWCNDAFDARRDFAAGRRGKPVVDGAIGVRQVWAAAYAALALCVPLSLLYGPWAGVVHVAAVGAGWAYNLRLKATRWSWVPYALAFAALPAFVALGLPGRPWPAWWVLGAGALLGVGAHLGDVLPDIRGDLAMGVRGWPQRLGPDRARLLLPVPLVIASALLALGPAGPPGRREVAALGLVLVVAVTGTVLGRRRERLAFATAVVVAAVDVTLLLSGLGIGPGSP
- a CDS encoding MFS transporter, whose protein sequence is MSHLMPDAGPQRVLAASNFVYTVGSGLYLTAGVLYFTQAVHLPADRVGIGLGVAGLVALALGVTVGHLADRHGARGVYAATLVVQALATACFVRADSFWPFVLVVCSATGAKAAGTAARSPLIRHYGGDRPQEFRAYLRAVTNVGISVGALAAGWVVQVGTLTAYHLMVVGNAIAFLVSAALLLLLPPVAPVPAVGGPRRGALRDRPYLLLSALDGVMAIQFKVLTVAVPLWLVGATAAPHWLVSGTMITGTVLVVLLQVRVSRGVGSPAAGGRAYRRAGGAFLVSCSMISLAAGLRAWAAAALLIAAVVIHTVGELWHSAAGFEVSFALAPKHATGQYLGVFGLGAGLAEAVGPGLLIALCVMWGRPGWYVLGALFALTGSAAPFAVRWAEDRRRVPRPHLAVPDARKSSRMNGTAIDIT
- a CDS encoding type III polyketide synthase — protein: MTRIAAVHGALAPHRHDQCEITDMVARTCLPAGTERGVLDRLHRGARVIARHMTLPLERYEVLDGFGAANDVFIQAATDMGAKAVREALRLAGLSATDVDMLIFTSVTGIAAPSIDARVAGRLGLRPDVKRLPMFGLGCAGGAAGLSRAHDYLLGRPDQVAVLLSVELCSLTFQRDDASLANMVATGLFGDGAAAVVACGARRDGEAGGPTIVDTRSRLYPESGRVMGWEIRSSGFQVVLDPEIPDVVRRHLADDVEGFLGDHGLKPKDVSAWVCHPGGPRVLEAVGEALDLPDGALDVTWRHLADVGNLSSSSVLHVLRDTLATRRPPAGTPGLLLAMGPGFACELVLLRW
- a CDS encoding isoprenylcysteine carboxyl methyltransferase family protein; the protein is MIWYGLLVAAVAAERVGELVVARRNERWSLARGAIEAGRGHYPAMVALHTALLIGCLVEVGLADRPFLPALAWPMLAVLAGAQALRWWCILTLGPRWNTRVIVVPGLPLVARGPYRVLRHPNYVAVVAEGVALPLVHTAWVTAILFTLADAALLTVRIRCENRALDAVTTPSLTSAPA
- a CDS encoding NAD(P)/FAD-dependent oxidoreductase produces the protein MIDVLVAGGGPAGLAAAVHSALAGLETVVVEPRTAPVDKACGEGVMPSGVAALRALGVEPTGRELLGIRYVDGAARAEAPFRGDSGLGIRRTALHAALHRRALGLGVRIVSGKAGEVRQTTDSVTAAGLTARWLIAADGLHSAVRRGLGLELPSAAHRRYGLRRHYRVEPWTDFVEVHWSGTGEAYVTPVADDLVGVAVLSRVRRGYDEHLADFPALTASLRGTAATEVRGAGPLRQRVRRRVAGRVLLVGDAAGYVDALTGEGIALGLATAGAAVRCLAAGRAEDYERQWSLLTRRHRLLTGALLTASRRPGTARLIVPLASRMPPVFAAAVRALQ
- a CDS encoding cold-shock protein, coding for MASGTVKWFNAEKGFGFIAQDGGGPDVFAHYSNINASGFRELQEGQAVTFDITQGQKGPQAENITPA
- a CDS encoding lamin tail domain-containing protein — encoded protein: MSVSTSVTVRRMVAAALAAGAMVGSATVSASAAEPRAERTHVAISRVQADAPGFNDRSSRSLNAEWVEITNSARRGVNLNGWTLSDKDGNRYTFRHYTLAGRSTVRIHTGFGRDTNRDLFQDRRNEVWDNHSDVATLKNDHGRFVDSVSWGRGHGDNRGHGDNRGHGDNRGHGDNHGGGHHGH